Proteins from a genomic interval of Quercus lobata isolate SW786 chromosome 11, ValleyOak3.0 Primary Assembly, whole genome shotgun sequence:
- the LOC115967706 gene encoding L-type lectin-domain containing receptor kinase IX.1-like, which translates to MVFQAQKLSIIYLLISIFLLLINPCSAQIFFNYTDFSQTINNKTIIRKGNATISGSGIQLTPDEVDNWGRATYSKQMHLWDEKSGKVASFTSNFSFIIDSQGKDRYSDGITFFLSTPNFPAPRPTDGAGLGLVSRNQMGQPMFLAANKFVAVEFDTFQNVEFDLPNSVSEHVGININNMMSQTSTPWYCTIKENRTYSASINYNSSTQNLSVTFTGFNYANTTVQQHLSLVINLTDHLPESVEFGFSASTGLISELHILSTWSFESTAPSTIQQSPAPSVEKNKDEPKTKLVVGLSLGASILSIGLVLVCFVYRKKCGEEKGEKEEELGFELSMDDEFERGIGPKKFSYNELVSATSNFAEENKLGQGGFGRVYKGYLRVINSYVAIKRVSEGSAQGIKEYIAEVRIIGQLRHRNLVQLIGWCHEKDDLLLIYEFMSKGSLDLHLFKGKSLLTWVERYNIARGLASALQYLHEEWEKCVLHRDIKSSNILLDSNLNAKLGDFGVARLVDHVKRSQTTALAGTWGYLAPECIMSGRASKETDVYSFGIVVLEIACGRKPAKPDAKQDEIIMLEWLWELYGARNLLKAADPRLGGDFDEPQMERLMVVGLWCAHPDYNARPSIRKAIHVLDFEVTLPILEPKLPLTTFLTLPSFASTSSTSKSQNHGA; encoded by the coding sequence GCTCAGTATCATCTACTTGTTAATAAGCATTTTCCTCTTGCTCATAAACCCTTGTTCAGCTCAGATATTCTTCAACTACACCGATTTCAGTCAAACAATCAACAACAAAACTATAATCCGAAAAGGAAACGCTACGATATCAGGTTCAGGGATCCAACTCACGCCTGATGAAGTGGACAACTGGGGTCGGGCCACATATTCAAAGCAGATGCATCTTTGGGACGAGAAATCAGGAAAAGTGGCCAGCTTCACTTCCAACTTCTCCTTCATCATCGATTCTCAAGGTAAAGACAGATATTCAGATGGGATCACGTTCTTCCTCTCAACCCCAAATTTCCCTGCTCCTAGACCAACAGATGGCGCCGGCCTCGGCCTTGTGAGCCGCAATCAAATGGGACAACCCATGTTCCTGGCTGCAAATAAATTTGTTGCAGTGGAGTTTGATACATTTCAAAATGTAGAATTTGATCTGCCGAATTCAGTTAGTGAACACGTTGGTATCAATATCAACAACATGATGTCTCAGACCTCTACACCATGGTATTGTACTATTAAGGAGAATAGAACATATAGTGCAAGTATCAATTACAATTCTAGTACGCAAAATTTAAGCGTTACCTTCACTGGTTTCAATTATGCTAACACCACTGTTCAACAGCACCTTTCTTTGGTAATTAATTTGACAGATCATTTACCAGAATCGGTTGAATTTGGGTTTTCAGCTTCGACAGGATTGATTTCTGAGTTGCATATTCTTTCCACTTGGTCTTTTGAATCGACAGCACCTTCTACGATTCAGCAATCGCCAGCACCTTCTGTGGAGAAGAATAAAGATGAGCCAAAGACAAAATTGGTGGTGGGCCTGAGTTTAGGTGCAAGCATTTTAAGTATTGGTTTGGTGTTGGTTTGCTTTGTGTATAGGAAAAAGTGTGGTgaagagaaaggagaaaaagaagaggagctTGGCTTTGAACTTTCAATGGATGATGAATTCGAACGAGGTATTGGACCAAAGAAGTTTTCTTACAACGAATTAGTTTCTGCAACGAGCAACTTTGCAGAGGAAAATAAGCTTGGACAAGGAGGGTTTGGTCGGGTCTATAAAGGATATTTAAGGGTCATAAATTCCTATGTTGCTATTAAGAGAGTTTCAGAGGGATCTGCACAAGGGATAAAGGAGTATATAGCTGAGGTGAGGATTATTGGTCAACTCAGGCATAGAAATTTGGTGCAACTAATTGGTTGGTGCCACGAGAAAGATGATCTTCTTCTAATTTATGAGTTCATGTCAAAAGGCAGCTTAGATTTGCATCTTTTCAAAGGTAAAAGCTTGTTAACATGGGTGGAGAGGTACAATATTGCTCGAGGCCTAGCATCAGCACTGCAATACTTGCATGAAGAATGGGAAAAATGCGTGTTGCATAGGGACATAAAGTCAAGCAACATCTTGTTGGATTCAAATTTAAATGCAAAGCTTGGGGATTTTGGCGTAGCTAGACTCGTGGACCATGTCAAACGATCACAAACCACAGCTTTGGCCGGGACCTGGGGTTATTTGGCCCCTGAATGTATTATGTCGGGCAGGGCCAGCAAGGAGACAGATGTATATAGTTTCGGGATTGTAGTATTGGAGATAGCCTGTGGAAGAAAACCAGCTAAACCTGATGCAAAACAAGATGAAATTATTATGTTAGAGTGGCTTTGGGAGCTTTATGGAGCAAGGAATCTTCTTAAGGCAGCTGACCCTAGATTGGGTGGAGATTTTGATGAGCCGCAAATGGAACGGTTGATGGTTGTTGGACTTTGGTGTGCTCATCCAGATTACAATGCCAGACCGTCAATAAGAAAAGCCATTCATGTGCTTGATTTTGAAGTTACATTACCCATTCTCGAGCCAAAGTTGCCTCTGACAACCTTTCTTACCCTTCCAAGTTTTGCATCAACGTCTTCAACTAGTAAATCACAAAACCACGGTGCTTAG